One genomic region from Saprospiraceae bacterium encodes:
- the mqnC gene encoding dehypoxanthine futalosine cyclase, translating into MNTQLLLTKALQSEWLSIEEGTYLFKHATLGELMAAGHALRQAKNPGQTVTWIIDRNSNTTNVCVANCKFCNFYRVPGHSDAYITSLDQYKEKIEELFRYGGEQLLLQGGHHPDLGLDYYTKLFRQLKAMYPTLKLHALGPPEIAHISKISGTSHEETLRSLIESGLDSLPGAGAEILVDRVRNLIARGKCLSDEWLDVMREAHKLGLTTSATMMFGTIETIEERMEHLCKLRQVQHERPADAVGFLAFIPWPFQDEGTLLQRIKRAENETTAEEYVRMIALSRIMLPNIQNIQASWLTVGKHIAQICLHAGANDMGSIMIEENVVSAAGAPYRFTASGIQQAIIEAGYIPQLRDQQYQHRDLPPTIEQQQNIPAKMTID; encoded by the coding sequence ATGAATACACAACTTTTATTGACAAAAGCATTACAATCTGAGTGGTTGAGCATTGAAGAGGGTACCTATTTATTTAAGCATGCCACTTTGGGTGAACTCATGGCCGCCGGTCATGCTTTGAGACAGGCGAAGAACCCAGGCCAAACAGTGACCTGGATCATAGATAGGAACAGTAATACGACGAATGTCTGTGTAGCTAACTGCAAGTTTTGCAATTTTTATAGAGTTCCGGGGCATTCTGATGCTTATATCACCTCCCTGGATCAATATAAAGAGAAGATCGAAGAACTTTTTCGATATGGTGGCGAGCAGCTGTTGTTGCAAGGTGGTCATCATCCTGACCTGGGCCTTGATTATTATACCAAACTTTTCCGACAGTTAAAGGCCATGTATCCTACATTAAAGCTTCATGCCCTTGGCCCTCCAGAGATAGCCCATATCTCCAAAATATCCGGTACCAGCCACGAGGAGACTCTCCGGTCACTTATAGAATCTGGGCTGGACTCCTTGCCAGGCGCGGGTGCCGAAATATTGGTCGACCGCGTCAGGAATCTTATAGCCCGGGGGAAATGCCTCTCCGATGAATGGCTCGATGTGATGCGTGAGGCACATAAACTAGGTCTGACCACTTCTGCTACCATGATGTTTGGCACTATAGAGACTATTGAGGAAAGAATGGAGCATCTGTGCAAGCTGAGGCAGGTTCAGCATGAGCGACCTGCAGATGCCGTCGGTTTCCTGGCATTCATACCCTGGCCATTTCAGGATGAAGGTACCCTCCTACAACGCATCAAACGTGCTGAAAATGAGACTACTGCGGAAGAATATGTTAGGATGATCGCTCTTAGTCGCATCATGCTCCCCAATATTCAAAACATCCAGGCCTCCTGGCTCACCGTAGGAAAACACATAGCTCAAATATGCCTTCATGCAGGGGCCAATGACATGGGAAGCATCATGATCGAGGAAAATGTAGTGAGTGCAGCAGGTGCCCCATACAGATTTACAGCCTCGGGCATACAGCAAGCTATTATCGAGGCAGGTTATATCCCTCAATTAAGAGATCAACAATACCAGCACAGGGACTTGCCACCAACTATCGAACAGCAACAAAATATTCCTGCTAAAATGACCATAGATTAA
- a CDS encoding RNA polymerase sigma factor has product MKSNTLHIETLIEGCKKEDRLSQQALYDQYAPVLLGLCRRYINVLEDAEDVMIEGFYKIFSNIRQFDGRGSFEGWMKKIMVNEALMWIRKKKLIKVELNEKWPIPQEDMDLQNFELRGSEVIPLLDQLPVGYKTVFNLFVMEEYKHREIADMLGISINTSKSQLILAKKRLKEIVENKKLKNLKPII; this is encoded by the coding sequence ATTAAATCAAATACACTTCATATTGAGACCTTGATCGAAGGCTGTAAAAAGGAGGACCGACTAAGCCAACAGGCCTTGTATGATCAGTATGCTCCAGTTTTGCTGGGATTGTGCAGAAGATATATCAATGTACTAGAAGATGCGGAGGATGTGATGATAGAAGGGTTTTATAAAATATTTAGCAATATCCGTCAATTTGATGGCCGGGGTAGTTTCGAAGGATGGATGAAAAAAATAATGGTCAATGAAGCATTAATGTGGATCCGAAAGAAAAAATTGATTAAAGTAGAACTGAACGAAAAATGGCCTATACCACAGGAAGATATGGATTTACAAAATTTTGAATTAAGAGGCTCGGAAGTCATTCCATTATTGGACCAGCTGCCGGTAGGATATAAGACCGTGTTTAACCTATTTGTCATGGAAGAGTACAAACACAGAGAGATCGCAGATATGCTTGGGATTAGTATCAATACCTCCAAATCTCAGCTGATCCTGGCCAAGAAAAGGCTAAAGGAAATAGTAGAAAACAAAAAATTAAAAAACTTAAAACCAATAATATAG
- a CDS encoding valine--tRNA ligase, translated as MEIATRYQPTEVEEKWYAHWMGMDYFHSIPNDREPFSVVIPPPNVTGVLHMGHILNNTIQDVLVRKARMEGKNACWVPGTDHASIATEAKVVRWLRDEKGIKKGDLGREEFLKYAWQWTDKYGGIILNQLKKLGASCDWKRTAFTMDEIRSDAVYKVFVDLHEKGKLYRDFRMVNWDPEAKTVLSNEEVIYHEEQATLYHIAYQVVDQPGMKVIIATQRPETIMGDTAVAVHPDDPRYSALKGQRVLVPLVDRMIPIIFDEYVDQAFGTGALKVTPAHDINDYELGKKHGLDTIDTLNDDGTLNESAQVFVGKERFEARKLVVAKLQELGLLVKTEDYKTNIGRSERTNAVVEPKLSLQWYVDMKKLSAPALEAVMKDDILFIPEKYKNVYKHWMENIRDWCISRQLWWGHQIPAWYLAGSTQPYVALTAEEALEKAKKQTANNDLTLSDLKRDEDVLDTWFSSWLWPISVFDGFNSKEELDYYYPTAVLVTGWDIIFLWVARMIMSGYEWQGNLPFRSVYFTGMVRDKLRRKMSKSLGNSPDCLELISNYGADAVRYGILASSPAGGDLLFDEKLCENGRNFCNKIWNATRLIQGWTVDHNEDPNPVQQLAMQTYQQKWSRCKTEVNQNIDQYRLSEAITTLYSFVWDDFCSWYLEMIKPEAGTGIAPIVKEESIAYFEEILSALHPYLPFITEELWHQLRDRKEGDDCIVSPYPGPAAYDETTLKTISALQDLIRSIREIRNKNGIAMKEELALKIFDSEEGRALFSTESQMKFVSKFGNISDIEWVQSEVSQAVSFICGATKYFIPLNKEIDIPAETDRLEKELVYAKGFVDSIRKKLDNERFVQNAKPEVIENERRKMADGIERLQSIQESLNQIKTI; from the coding sequence ATGGAAATTGCGACAAGGTATCAACCTACTGAAGTAGAAGAAAAATGGTATGCACACTGGATGGGTATGGATTACTTTCACTCTATACCCAATGACAGAGAACCCTTCAGTGTAGTCATCCCACCGCCGAATGTGACAGGGGTACTCCACATGGGGCATATACTTAATAATACGATTCAGGATGTGCTCGTAAGAAAAGCGCGCATGGAAGGAAAAAACGCCTGCTGGGTGCCAGGTACTGACCATGCCTCTATCGCTACTGAAGCCAAGGTAGTACGGTGGCTCAGAGACGAAAAAGGCATCAAAAAGGGAGATCTCGGTAGGGAAGAATTTTTAAAATATGCCTGGCAGTGGACAGACAAGTATGGCGGTATCATTCTCAATCAATTGAAAAAACTTGGTGCCAGCTGTGATTGGAAGCGAACTGCTTTTACCATGGATGAAATACGAAGCGACGCTGTGTACAAAGTATTTGTCGATTTGCATGAAAAAGGCAAGTTATACCGTGATTTTAGGATGGTCAATTGGGATCCGGAAGCAAAAACTGTGCTCAGCAATGAAGAAGTCATCTACCACGAAGAGCAGGCTACCTTATATCATATCGCCTACCAGGTTGTAGATCAGCCAGGTATGAAGGTAATCATTGCCACCCAGCGTCCGGAGACTATCATGGGGGACACGGCGGTAGCGGTACATCCTGATGATCCAAGATACAGTGCGCTGAAAGGTCAGCGCGTCCTGGTGCCCCTGGTAGATCGTATGATACCGATCATCTTTGATGAATATGTAGATCAGGCATTTGGTACCGGTGCGCTTAAAGTGACCCCTGCACATGATATTAATGATTATGAACTGGGCAAGAAACATGGTCTCGACACCATCGATACCTTAAATGATGATGGTACACTTAATGAATCAGCCCAGGTATTTGTCGGCAAAGAAAGATTCGAAGCACGCAAATTGGTCGTGGCCAAACTGCAAGAACTTGGTCTACTGGTCAAAACCGAAGATTATAAAACCAATATCGGTCGGTCAGAAAGGACCAATGCTGTGGTAGAACCGAAACTATCCTTGCAATGGTACGTAGATATGAAAAAATTGTCTGCACCTGCTTTAGAGGCTGTGATGAAGGATGATATACTTTTTATACCTGAGAAATATAAAAATGTCTACAAACACTGGATGGAAAACATTCGTGACTGGTGCATATCGAGACAGTTGTGGTGGGGGCATCAAATCCCTGCCTGGTATTTGGCTGGTTCTACTCAGCCCTATGTAGCACTCACTGCCGAAGAAGCGCTTGAAAAAGCAAAAAAACAGACCGCTAATAATGATTTGACTTTGTCGGATTTGAAACGCGACGAAGATGTTTTGGATACCTGGTTTTCGAGCTGGTTATGGCCAATATCGGTTTTTGATGGGTTTAATTCAAAAGAAGAATTGGATTATTATTATCCTACCGCGGTCCTGGTCACAGGGTGGGATATCATATTTCTTTGGGTCGCCAGGATGATCATGAGTGGCTACGAATGGCAAGGCAATCTGCCGTTTCGAAGTGTTTATTTCACCGGTATGGTGAGAGATAAGCTGCGTAGGAAGATGAGTAAATCTTTGGGTAATAGTCCGGATTGTCTTGAGTTGATATCCAATTATGGTGCCGATGCAGTGCGATACGGGATACTGGCTTCATCGCCGGCGGGAGGTGATCTTTTATTTGATGAAAAGCTTTGTGAAAATGGTCGAAATTTTTGTAATAAAATATGGAATGCAACCAGGCTGATCCAGGGATGGACGGTAGATCATAATGAAGACCCCAATCCTGTCCAACAGCTTGCTATGCAAACCTATCAACAGAAGTGGAGCAGATGCAAGACTGAAGTCAACCAGAATATAGATCAATATCGACTATCTGAGGCTATTACTACACTTTACTCCTTTGTATGGGATGATTTTTGCTCCTGGTATCTGGAGATGATCAAGCCGGAAGCAGGCACAGGGATAGCCCCCATCGTCAAAGAAGAGTCGATCGCTTATTTTGAAGAAATCTTGTCAGCACTCCATCCATATCTTCCCTTTATCACCGAAGAGCTCTGGCATCAATTACGGGATCGTAAGGAAGGAGATGATTGTATCGTGTCGCCTTACCCGGGACCTGCTGCTTATGATGAGACTACCCTCAAAACCATATCGGCACTTCAAGACCTTATCAGATCGATCAGGGAAATAAGAAATAAAAATGGCATAGCCATGAAAGAGGAGCTAGCTTTGAAAATATTTGATTCTGAAGAAGGTCGGGCACTATTCTCGACAGAAAGTCAGATGAAATTCGTCTCTAAATTTGGCAATATCTCCGATATCGAATGGGTTCAATCAGAGGTATCCCAGGCAGTGTCTTTTATCTGTGGAGCTACTAAATACTTCATACCATTAAATAAAGAAATTGATATTCCAGCTGAAACTGACAGACTGGAAAAAGAATTAGTTTATGCAAAGGGTTTTGTGGATTCCATCAGGAAAAAACTGGATAACGAACGATTTGTACAAAATGCTAAACCTGAGGTGATAGAAAATGAAAGAAGGAAAATGGCCGATGGTATAGAGCGTTTGCAAAGTATCCAGGAAAGTTTGAATCAAATTAAAACAATCTAA
- a CDS encoding glycoside hydrolase family 127 protein, which produces MKTGTIIVVYCCILTLSASLQSQTYVPELYNAKVKVTPSVKINAYAFNLRDIILAPGSSFYHARSMDSAYLCLISPQRLLHRFYTHAGLKARDSIYGGWESSGLAGHTLGHYLSAASMMYAATGSKTLKSKVDEIIHDLKVIQQVRKTGYLGAIPQEDSIFAKVKKGEIRSSGFDLNGGWSPWYTVHKIMAGLCDAYLYANNRDALIIVKKMADWTGNIVSGLDDSTRLKMLNCEYGGMNDVLANIYALTGEKKYLDLSFKFYDEFVMGQLAQGIDPLPGKHSNTNVPKALGSARQYELTSSSREHNIASFFWQSMTNHHTYAIGGNSNYEYCGEPDQLNDRLSDNTCETCNTYNMLKLTRHLFSWNPGSDYMDYYERALYNHILASQHPGTGMMTYFVPLRMGTKKSFSDTFNTFTCCVGSGMENHSKYQEQIYSHDGQHILYVNLFIPSVLSWKQGKMKITQSGDFLVNPGSYIHLDNQPPTNRVIAIRKPAWSTNVDIAINGKTLSEQNISNGYIYLQHRWKKNDLIRINFHPELYTEPMPDNPDRVAIKYGPLVLAADLGLYPPKELDIPVLLTSDKNIAHWLKPNQEKTLTFTTLPGITQSGITTLKPFYQVLDDYYSVYFDFLTDTQWENIKLDYEAEQNRIAKLEQQTVDYLDLGVDEDEQSHHLSFTERSYVDEALGKKGREARAENHFQFDLKVSPSNPNQLVLTYLGDDKNRTWDLLIDGQLLTTIDWPGGKTGKFYDLYYDLPPAWTMNKRVVVIKILANHGKTAGRIFGARTIIKD; this is translated from the coding sequence GTGAAAACCGGTACAATCATCGTTGTTTATTGTTGTATTTTGACTTTGTCAGCAAGTCTTCAGTCTCAGACTTATGTGCCTGAGTTGTATAACGCTAAAGTCAAGGTCACCCCATCGGTCAAGATCAATGCCTATGCTTTTAATTTACGGGATATTATTCTTGCTCCTGGGTCTTCATTTTACCATGCGAGGAGCATGGATAGCGCCTATTTATGCCTGATCAGTCCACAGCGATTGTTACATCGGTTTTATACACATGCAGGCCTCAAAGCCAGAGATTCGATCTATGGGGGATGGGAGTCTTCGGGCCTGGCAGGTCATACCTTGGGGCATTATCTGTCTGCCGCATCGATGATGTATGCTGCCACCGGAAGTAAAACCCTCAAATCCAAAGTGGACGAAATCATTCACGACTTAAAAGTCATCCAACAAGTGCGCAAAACGGGATACTTAGGTGCCATTCCTCAGGAAGATTCCATTTTTGCCAAAGTAAAGAAAGGGGAGATCAGGTCTTCCGGATTTGACCTCAATGGTGGTTGGAGCCCATGGTATACGGTACACAAGATTATGGCTGGATTGTGTGATGCTTATTTGTATGCTAACAATCGTGATGCATTGATTATAGTCAAAAAAATGGCCGACTGGACAGGAAACATTGTCTCAGGATTGGATGATTCGACCCGCTTAAAAATGTTGAATTGCGAATATGGTGGCATGAATGATGTCCTGGCCAATATTTATGCCCTGACAGGAGAGAAAAAATACCTGGACTTATCATTTAAATTTTACGATGAATTTGTGATGGGACAGCTGGCTCAAGGTATAGACCCGCTTCCAGGTAAACACTCTAACACGAATGTACCTAAGGCATTGGGGAGTGCCCGACAATACGAACTTACATCCTCCTCCCGAGAACACAACATTGCTTCGTTTTTTTGGCAATCCATGACTAACCACCATACCTATGCCATCGGCGGTAATAGCAATTATGAATATTGTGGAGAACCCGACCAACTCAATGACCGGCTCAGTGACAATACTTGCGAAACCTGCAATACCTATAATATGCTCAAACTCACTCGGCATTTGTTTTCATGGAATCCCGGATCAGACTACATGGATTATTATGAACGAGCTTTGTACAATCATATCCTGGCATCACAACATCCGGGTACAGGCATGATGACTTATTTCGTCCCTCTCAGGATGGGTACCAAAAAGAGCTTCAGCGACACCTTCAATACCTTCACCTGCTGTGTAGGCAGTGGTATGGAGAATCATTCCAAATACCAGGAACAGATCTATAGCCATGATGGTCAGCATATCTTATATGTCAACCTTTTTATTCCTTCGGTTTTATCCTGGAAACAAGGAAAAATGAAGATCACCCAATCCGGCGATTTTTTGGTTAATCCTGGTTCCTATATACACCTCGACAATCAGCCACCCACCAATCGGGTGATTGCCATTCGCAAACCTGCCTGGTCGACCAATGTCGATATAGCTATCAATGGTAAGACTTTGTCGGAACAAAATATCTCAAATGGCTATATATATCTGCAACACCGGTGGAAAAAAAACGACCTCATTCGAATTAACTTCCATCCGGAATTGTATACCGAACCCATGCCAGACAATCCTGACAGGGTCGCCATCAAATACGGCCCGCTCGTACTTGCCGCGGATCTGGGTCTCTACCCTCCTAAAGAATTAGACATACCCGTGTTGTTGACATCAGATAAAAATATAGCGCATTGGTTGAAGCCTAACCAGGAGAAGACTTTAACTTTTACGACTCTTCCCGGCATCACTCAATCGGGTATAACCACCTTAAAGCCGTTTTACCAGGTATTAGATGATTATTATAGTGTATACTTCGATTTCCTGACCGACACTCAATGGGAAAATATTAAGCTTGATTATGAAGCAGAGCAAAATCGAATCGCAAAATTAGAACAACAAACGGTAGACTATCTCGACCTTGGAGTGGATGAAGATGAACAAAGCCACCACCTAAGTTTTACTGAAAGGTCTTATGTAGACGAGGCTCTCGGCAAAAAAGGAAGAGAAGCCAGAGCTGAAAACCATTTTCAATTTGATCTTAAAGTGAGTCCTTCGAATCCAAACCAACTGGTATTGACCTACCTCGGAGACGATAAAAATCGTACCTGGGACCTTCTCATCGACGGACAGCTACTGACCACGATAGATTGGCCTGGGGGAAAAACCGGAAAATTTTATGACCTATACTATGATCTTCCGCCTGCATGGACTATGAACAAAAGGGTCGTTGTCATCAAAATATTGGCCAATCATGGCAAAACTGCAGGCAGAATATTTGGTGCACGGACCATTATAAAAGACTGA
- a CDS encoding T9SS type A sorting domain-containing protein — MKLNSRSATILPIVVHIVWFDEKDNLSDEVIAKQIERLNIDFNQTTKGRADIPSEFAAAIGDPQIRFCLAAQDPSGNPHSGITRTRTTIDHIGSVKDVLNRFQIHYARSGGHDAWPTDKYINIWVGRMENIFGRSTIGGMVPVMEEDGIVIDPIYFTISPGAKILGRTLVHEMGHYLGLKHTWGQIIGDCDEDDGLQDTPPQQGPYFDCPQHPQFSCGQKSMFMNFMDFVDDECSKFFTRDQVYLMWTTLQTSRNSLLNQPISCALLPKPVSLELLNIKISNSRGNLHIQSELPENPIYYSVFNTQGQSLLESELYIIPAVDVEIKHWPAGIYFLYFRYNKEQKTVKFLKL; from the coding sequence TTGAAACTGAATTCCAGGTCAGCTACCATTTTACCTATAGTTGTACACATCGTCTGGTTTGATGAAAAAGATAATTTATCAGACGAAGTGATCGCAAAACAGATAGAAAGGCTCAATATTGATTTTAATCAGACCACAAAAGGCAGGGCGGATATTCCTTCAGAATTCGCAGCTGCGATTGGCGACCCACAGATCAGATTCTGCCTCGCCGCCCAGGACCCTTCAGGCAATCCACATAGTGGCATTACACGAACCAGAACCACTATAGATCATATCGGATCGGTAAAAGATGTACTCAATCGCTTTCAGATACATTATGCTCGATCTGGAGGGCATGATGCCTGGCCTACGGATAAGTATATCAATATCTGGGTGGGCCGGATGGAAAATATATTTGGAAGAAGCACGATAGGCGGTATGGTTCCCGTGATGGAAGAAGATGGTATCGTGATCGATCCCATTTATTTCACGATTTCCCCGGGTGCCAAAATATTAGGGCGAACCCTGGTACATGAAATGGGCCATTACCTCGGCCTCAAACATACCTGGGGGCAGATCATAGGAGATTGTGACGAAGATGATGGACTGCAAGACACTCCACCGCAGCAAGGGCCCTATTTTGATTGCCCTCAGCATCCTCAATTTTCCTGCGGACAAAAGAGCATGTTTATGAATTTTATGGATTTTGTTGATGACGAATGTTCAAAGTTTTTTACCAGGGACCAGGTCTATCTGATGTGGACTACGCTACAGACTTCAAGAAACTCCTTGCTCAACCAACCCATCTCCTGTGCACTGCTACCCAAACCAGTTTCTCTAGAGTTATTGAATATAAAAATATCCAATTCAAGGGGTAATTTGCATATCCAGAGCGAATTACCTGAAAACCCTATCTATTATTCCGTATTTAACACCCAGGGCCAATCATTGCTCGAAAGTGAACTATATATAATACCAGCCGTGGATGTAGAAATAAAACACTGGCCTGCGGGAATTTACTTTTTATATTTTCGTTATAATAAAGAACAGAAAACTGTGAAATTTTTAAAACTTTGA
- the radA gene encoding DNA repair protein RadA, with translation MKLKKEYTCSNCGVKSLKWVGNCPSCGEWNTYVEEIVEVNQKANLLDKQLRSQKSKIKPVALQSIQKSAEKRLITPDQEFNRTLGGGIVSGSLILIGGQPGIGKSTLTMQLALQIKNKVLYVSGEESEEQIKMRADRIGIKHENVYILTETDMHSVLEEITLLQPELVIIDSIQTLSLSTLESIHGSVTQVRECTAEIQRYAKSTGIPFILIGHINKEGLIAGPKVLEHIVDVVLQFEGDALHAYRIIRTRKNRFGSTDEMGIYEMQSSGLRQISNPSELLLSQTDENLSGSVVCATMEGMRPVLLEVQALVSTAIYGTAQRSVTTYDLRRLSMLLAVLEKRGGLRFSSLDVFLNIAGGLKIVDPALDLGVIAALVSSMQDLPVSKNIAFAGEIGLSGEIRAVSRIEQRIQEAERLGFDKILIPKNNLKGLAKNKYKINILGFSKVADALSELFG, from the coding sequence ATGAAACTAAAAAAAGAGTACACATGCTCAAATTGTGGTGTAAAAAGCCTAAAATGGGTGGGTAACTGCCCTTCCTGTGGGGAATGGAATACTTATGTAGAAGAAATAGTAGAAGTCAATCAGAAAGCAAACTTGCTGGACAAACAATTAAGGTCCCAAAAAAGCAAAATAAAGCCTGTCGCTTTACAATCGATTCAGAAATCAGCTGAAAAAAGATTAATCACTCCTGATCAGGAGTTTAACCGCACACTAGGGGGAGGTATCGTCAGTGGTTCCCTCATCTTGATCGGAGGTCAACCCGGTATTGGCAAATCCACTTTGACCATGCAGCTAGCCCTTCAAATCAAAAATAAGGTGCTTTACGTATCAGGAGAAGAAAGCGAAGAGCAAATCAAGATGAGGGCGGACAGGATCGGGATCAAACACGAAAATGTATATATTCTGACAGAGACCGATATGCATAGCGTATTAGAAGAAATCACTTTGTTACAACCGGAACTAGTCATTATAGATTCTATTCAAACCTTATCTCTCTCTACCCTGGAGTCTATTCATGGCAGTGTGACCCAGGTGCGTGAATGTACCGCCGAGATACAACGATATGCCAAGTCAACCGGTATACCATTTATTCTCATCGGACACATTAATAAAGAAGGACTCATAGCCGGCCCAAAAGTGCTGGAGCACATCGTCGATGTCGTACTCCAATTTGAAGGCGATGCGCTACACGCCTATCGAATCATCCGAACGCGTAAAAATCGATTTGGGTCCACAGACGAAATGGGGATCTATGAGATGCAATCATCCGGGCTCCGTCAAATATCCAATCCATCGGAATTATTACTATCACAAACTGATGAAAATCTTAGTGGCAGTGTGGTATGTGCTACTATGGAAGGTATGCGACCTGTGCTGCTGGAAGTACAAGCCCTGGTGAGTACTGCTATATATGGTACAGCTCAACGATCTGTCACCACCTATGACCTGAGGCGATTAAGTATGCTGCTGGCCGTATTGGAAAAGCGGGGAGGCTTGAGATTTTCAAGTTTGGATGTATTCCTCAATATAGCCGGGGGATTGAAGATAGTAGATCCTGCCTTGGATCTAGGTGTAATAGCTGCATTGGTTTCCTCCATGCAGGATCTGCCTGTATCAAAAAACATCGCTTTTGCTGGTGAGATTGGCTTGAGTGGAGAAATAAGAGCAGTTAGTCGCATCGAACAAAGAATACAAGAAGCAGAACGCTTAGGATTCGACAAAATTCTGATTCCAAAAAATAACCTAAAAGGCCTGGCCAAGAACAAATATAAAATTAACATACTTGGCTTTAGCAAAGTTGCAGATGCTCTTTCCGAACTTTTTGGTTGA
- the dnaA gene encoding chromosomal replication initiator protein DnaA gives MLYMHQLVWDKCLTAIRDAIPEQSFKTWFEPVKPIRLEDNVLTIQVPNKFFYEWIEEHYLEILKKSIKHELGKQGRLEYFIPMEKQTRSSAGDASFPKSIDTNQLVNPFVIPGIRKVKFESNLHPDYRISNYVEGDCNKLPRAAGIAIAKRPGKTGFNPLYVYGAVGLGKTHLIQAIGNEILANHPDKGVLYLSSEKFTQQVIHSIKNNAIDDFMAFFQHLDVLIIDDIQFLANRTKTQEIFFHIFNQMHQIGKQIIISSDKPPKDLQDIEERLVSRFKWGLHADLVSPDFETRMAILEAKSQDEEITIPYNVQELICHNIKNSIRELEGVLISLAAQASLNQKQIDLTLAKEVIEKFVKNYSKEISLEKIQKMVAEHFKIKEEFLQSKTRKRSIVIARQLSMYLAKNLTSYSLAKIGGTFGGRDHSTVIYSVKTIKDLLDTDDTFRISVEELEKKIKLSLAV, from the coding sequence ATGCTCTATATGCATCAATTAGTCTGGGACAAATGTTTGACAGCCATACGGGATGCCATACCTGAGCAAAGCTTCAAGACCTGGTTTGAACCGGTCAAACCCATTCGATTGGAAGACAATGTCTTGACTATACAGGTTCCCAATAAATTTTTTTATGAGTGGATTGAAGAACATTATCTAGAAATATTAAAGAAAAGCATCAAACATGAGCTCGGCAAACAAGGCCGATTGGAGTATTTCATCCCTATGGAAAAACAGACCCGCTCTTCGGCAGGGGATGCTAGTTTTCCTAAATCCATAGACACCAATCAGCTGGTCAATCCTTTTGTAATACCCGGTATCAGAAAAGTAAAGTTTGAATCAAACCTGCATCCTGACTATAGAATCTCCAATTATGTGGAAGGCGACTGCAACAAATTGCCCCGGGCTGCCGGAATAGCGATCGCTAAAAGACCAGGCAAGACCGGATTCAATCCCTTGTATGTGTATGGTGCCGTCGGGCTCGGCAAAACCCACTTAATTCAGGCGATTGGCAATGAGATATTGGCCAATCATCCTGATAAAGGCGTGTTGTATCTCAGCTCAGAAAAATTTACCCAACAAGTCATTCACTCCATAAAAAATAATGCGATAGATGATTTTATGGCTTTTTTCCAGCATCTCGATGTGCTGATCATAGACGATATTCAGTTTTTAGCCAATAGGACAAAGACCCAGGAAATCTTCTTCCATATCTTCAATCAAATGCATCAGATCGGCAAGCAGATTATCATCTCATCTGACAAGCCACCCAAAGATCTGCAAGACATCGAAGAACGATTGGTATCCCGCTTTAAATGGGGGCTACATGCAGACCTGGTATCTCCTGATTTCGAAACGAGGATGGCTATCCTGGAAGCCAAATCACAAGATGAAGAAATCACTATCCCGTACAATGTGCAGGAATTGATCTGCCACAATATTAAAAACAGTATAAGAGAACTGGAAGGGGTCTTGATCTCACTGGCTGCACAGGCTTCACTCAATCAAAAACAAATCGATCTCACCTTAGCCAAAGAGGTCATTGAAAAATTTGTAAAGAATTATTCCAAGGAGATCTCTCTGGAGAAAATTCAAAAAATGGTAGCCGAACACTTCAAGATCAAAGAAGAATTTTTACAAAGCAAGACCAGGAAAAGATCTATTGTCATCGCCCGCCAATTGTCTATGTATCTCGCGAAAAATCTAACCAGCTACTCTTTGGCCAAAATAGGTGGCACCTTCGGTGGCAGAGATCATAGCACGGTTATCTACTCGGTCAAGACCATCAAAGATCTCTTAGATACGGATGATACTTTCAGGATCTCGGTAGAAGAGCTGGAGAAGAAAATCAAGTTGAGTCTGGCCGTCTGA